The following DNA comes from Watersipora subatra chromosome 8, tzWatSuba1.1, whole genome shotgun sequence.
ttgtttggacgcttgatgttatcatgtgaaattaaaggctaataaaaggctcaatataaaactactTCTCGtcgcactagtttatgacaaacacttcgggttctacctgaaagcctgtatcaaatatcatagatgctcgctactttacagtttcatttcaacctggtctaatcatctagtcgtaatctgatcatgtgacccatacttcctgccaaatggtgcgaacaatttctgcagcatttgtaGACTGTCACATGCGACCAAtgggctcctcatgtttatcagaggatgatatgcactccttcgagctacggttaaaaaattaaacaaatttttatggtaggtttcgAGAAaccagtgctcaaagtgacagcattacaatgatgatgaaatagatgcgcaagggcaatagacatggttttattgaatatgtgaatatttgtgaaaacatttcgacgaatgaggttgcatgaaatgctaaacagaagccatcctgttcagctacgtcccagttgagccattttggaaaggaatTCCAGTCTActgcgtttttgtgatggctgcaattaactgttcgttttttagcttttaagagcttgtaatcacatttctacatattttgcacctataaacctataacacagcagagtaagacatggtgaaccttttgataccaaataactgtaatgtgaattttattgcaagccaacctttaacgGTTTTCCAAGTACGTACCATTACTTGCCGTAATTCAAAACTGGCAGGTGGCAGCATCACACAACAATGGTGGCTGCCACTTTATGATTGGTCACCGCGTCGTAAGCTTGTTTACTAATATTTCATACTGGTAATTCTGTGAAGTCACTTTAATATTTATATGAAGCACCATTATTACGAGTGTTCATTAAGGCttcatacatgtgtatattgCTTATATACTAAAAGAGTTTTCATTTTCACATTCTATTGACACGGCAACAACATGTTCACAAACATTACTCGTGCATTAGTCGATCCCAAAACTTTTACTCTATAATCGTCTTCCGAACATTCGACTTTTCACAtgagtatatacagtagtttgttCATATCGGTTAGTCCTCAAGTAGGCTCTTGCATTTacaatttaaagtttatggTTATGTTCACATTGCCTTGCAAGATGGCTTTCATATCCATTATTACCATCTTCATTTTCACTAACATCTTCCAGCTCAGGAGCTGTGAATTTCCTGTGTATGGTTAATAGGCGAGGACGACGTCAAAGAAATACAGAAAGTGATGAGGGACATCATGCGCCTGGGAGACCATCAACTGCAAACACCTTATTTGACTTTCTTGGTAACAGATTTGCCGGAGATGAGAACGGTAAGTGACCCTGTAGTTACAAAATAGGCAGAGATGAAGTGACCATTTTTATTaatctttgtttttaattttcaatttaatttaatctaatttttattaatttttgttgtatttAGCTTTTTAATCTGGTATTCTTTTTAGCATCCAAGTCACAACCTGTAGAAAACTTTCATTCATCCGACTTCCAGCAAGGAGGCTATGACAGAAGAAGGCACAATAATGAAGCCAGAAATCAGCAAACAGATTCGAGGCAGCATGCCAACATACAAGGCCAAAGGTCACCCGGAGGTTACCAACAAAGCCATCCAGCTCACAGTCAGTCTGGTGAGAAAGGTCAAAGATCTCAAGTCAGCAGTTATACAAGGGAACAACCTCGTAAATATAATGACTCGAAAACTACACAGAAGGGagaaaattcttacaatattaATCAGACAAGAGCAGATAATTCCTACAGCAAACAAAGGGCTAACCAATTTGATAACCGTAGTCAGACAAAAAGaaattttgctgatggtgaATATGAAAAGCATGCTGAACAGCCATATTTTAATGGAGGCCGCAAAAGTGGTCAGTCGGTCACACAgcaaagaaaagacaactccaatgctCACAAGCAACATACTGAAAATTTCCCGGCAAGTGGCAGGAATGATACATATCATCAAGCTGATAGTGAAAGAGTGCAAAGTAGTCATCGAACAGGCGGCAGTTTGGTTCAGGCACAAAAGCTATCACAAAATGTTAGCAACAGTTCTACTGCTGTTAGTGGTCAAGGTCGACATAATCGAAACAAAGTATCGAATAGGCAAAATGACGAACCCTTTTCTGGAAAAATGTATTCGGACGATATGAGGAACCCACCTGAGCAAACAACTACTCCAAGTCAAGGTAAGTTCTAGCTGGATTTGTGTAAGCATTATATTCTTCGATGATACAAAAGGTAGTATAACTATTCTCAAGGAGCGAAAAATATTCTGTGACAAGTTAACAGTGATACTCATCTTCCCTCACATGTTATTTTATGATATGCTCATTCAGGAAGCTCATGTCAATAGAGATAACTTTTAAGCATATCAATTGATTTTAACCTTTTTATCATAAGGACTTTAGTAGCAATTTCCTACTTGTCTACTGTTTTGGATTCGTCAGCTCATGATTCATAAAATTCAAATCTTTTGGTGCCATGGCAACTGTAAAATCAAATGATGAGTACTGCATTTGTAGCCAGGTAATAGCATATCTATGAGCGGATATATTTGGTAAAGTTGCTACCACAAATGAACTGGTATTTTTGCTGTTCTATTGTATTGTACAAATGCTGATCATATGCAGGTATGGCTACAGCTAAGACCTACTCTGAACACAAGCGGGAGAATAACCAAAAGACTTCGTCTGTCATGTCATACAGTCCTGGTGATGTGGTTATGGCAAAGTACTGGGAAGACGGGCAGGTGAGGCTTAATAGTAAAAATCCTAGTTGTAATTTTTCTAAATGGTCTAATGGTGTAGCAGCATCCAAATCGACAGAATTCACCAAAAAGTGTTTTACGCCTCTGGCTTTGttttaatttagtataataTCTCTGCAGAACAAAAATATCCCACTAATACTCGCCCTGTACTATCACAAGGTTTGTAGAGCTTTGCCTCGGAGTGCTGATGACTATACAGTGCTTACTGCTCGGAGTTCCCTCTTTTTGTGGGTTTATGAATAATCTTACCTCTTGCATCATTGTTATCCCAAGTAAATGACAACTTCACAGTacacattttaatttaatttgaatATAAAAATGAATGCTATATGCAACTCGCTTTCCTCTAGAGAGATGTCATGGCAGTACCAAAACCTGATATTAGCTTCGTGAGTGGATCTAAAAACAATCATGCAAATACCGGTTGCTGTTTATTTTTTCACATGCAGACTGATAACAAGGTGCTGAATTATGTTGTTTTCAATTTATTATGAGTGATAACATAAGATATTATTTCTATGTTACAGTTTTACAGATTCAAAGTGTCATCTCAAATATCACCCGCAGCGCTGCTAGGAATTTTCATAGATTATGGCAACAAAGAGGAGGTAAATCTCAAGGACATAAAGCCAATAGAAAAACAGCCGCGTGCTAGTGGTTCGCAACCCCAGCAACAGCGAACTGCCGGCAGCAAAACTCAGTTTActgtaagtatatgtacatctgACCACGACTATGCTGTCAATACTGTAGCTTATCTTTTATACCTCACATGAGATGTTTCGTGTGAGGTGGTACATACTGTATCACAGcatattggagttgtcctctccatAACTATTTTTGTCTATGTGCCTTGTAAACTGATGGCATCACTGAGGCTAAGAAGATATGTTAGGAAGCATCAATGACAGTCAATGCAATGTGCACAACTTCAGTGATTGTGATTGGCTGTCACAGGTGATCTATATTTCCcttcatgatagttgctgccggactagtattttattgtttcagaGCCCGCAGTATACAACGAGAATAGCTCTGCTGCAGACTATTTTCTAACCTTTTTCTTATAGgagtggtcaattggaggcagcgttcaaatagagactgtcggtgtatttttcaaatggctcatcaaaattttaggaagataaatttagccattCTTCAAGTGAAGCgattattgtttatattttgccctctttttctggTAGAACGATATTAAACTCTTTGGaggcaataaatctgctaacttacctccaatttGCCAacgatctcttaataaatatgcattgagatatcctgcactcactgatatgtttgctacagtttgcagccaaaccTAGCTTTCATGTGCAATAAAAGAGGAgtgttgatcaattgtaagatcagattacccacaatgatgctatcaaataatatgctataattgtaaaaatttataaattttataatgataatctatcaagtgctacaagtatatatatatatatatatatatatatatatatatatatatatatatatatatatatatacttgtagcaCTTGATAGATTATTTCTATcaattgattatttctatatatatatatatattcataaatgagttacataaattaaccatacttatattacgtGCAGGAaagaaaattaatgtttttaaaacaaaacgatttgcatcatttgctaggatagctgtgttctgattgttgctttcaatggaacgaacatcttctggttgtccaatatcTTCCACAATGTCATTTGGCCTCAACTTTTTTTTCTATAccgctgaactagtcgatattagcatccaaacaatttttggcagagcaaaactcaCACATTGCATTTAGCACCAATGCAATGGGTAAAAGTTTAGCTCGCTAAGCGTAACCTTTGACCCAAAActtgtaaactgtttttatatacgTGTACTTCGGAggatcaagaccgcgttaaacaaggaagcactattagcctgagacagttattcaTTAAAAAAGGAAAAGCTTAGAATTGTAAaatgagagaattaattgttattgttgtaaATGATTAATTATggatacaattttgtttacacttctctactgatcaattgatataaTGGGCTCGttaagatcaaataatgtcaaagtggcggtcaaatggaggtggtgttcaaatagaggtggcgttcaattagaggttttatggtatattatatttactaacaATTTGATTcaaattaaaatgcacaaattgAAAAGAGTTACTCGCTTAACATTTTAACAACTTTGTGAAAGTTCGtgtgaaaataaaaactgtatattaatttatattgcTGGTTCGTGCTATTTACAGGTTTATATTGTCAGTGTGAGGTTTTCATTTCAGTTATGTTATCAATATTAATATTGCCAAAttgagacaactccaaataaattGGAtagttgtatgttgtatgtatcatCATGTGCCACCACACCACATACCAACGTGTATGTGTACTAGTTGGattaactaaaaatatttactataataatagcagtgtccagcctttcaTTTGACCGAAGCTACATTTGGAGATGAGCAAAAATGCATTGCATGGGAATCAAACTTGGATATTCGGTTTAGCTGCCTGGCACGCGATTATTTGCATGACTCGACCACCTTGCAGCcatgtggaataattgtgcacatagctattacaaATGGTGATCTCTCACGGAGTAGTAATAGTTAGTTACCTCGCTTTATAACTCACAATGTGGCCACTACTTATAGTACCACTTTGAAGATATACAACTCAACAGTCTGAATTTCTGTAAGACCTGATTGCATATAATTTCCACTTGGTagtaatgaatttttttactaCCGTTGAAAAATTATATGctacttttatttttgtatacttctatatacattatataaaaggTAACATTTCATTACTAGTGGTAATGACGGCAATTTTTAACGATTCAACATTTAGGTTAACCCTTGTTGCTCATATTTTAGAGTAGGTagaagaaatatttaaaaatctcAAAAGGTACCGTTGCTTTTTTATGAACTTGGATACCTGTAAAATTCTAATTACGATTATTTTTATCAAGTTGCGACTCATTCttcagttatagtaataaatTATTCATAACGCTTATTTTTGTGGTGGTTTCACCATTTTGTCTGTCGTCTGCTTTAAACGCAGTTCCTCAAGTGAACAGTCTGAATCCCTACTAGTAGGTAAACACTTTACATTGTTGCCAGGCATGAGCTCTTTCCACAGCCATGAACTTGCTCTAAAGTTCCTAAGCTTGCGACCCATGACCACCCAAGCTTGTGACTTGAGGTCACTAATGCTTATGATGTGTGACTATCCACGTGTGTGACATGTGACTTTCCAAACCAGCAGTCCTCTAATTCTAGTGAATGGCTTGttacttgaaggttgacttgcaacaaaattcactttacagttatttggtatcaaaacattcaccatgtctttctctgttgtgttgtaggtgccaaatatgtggaaatgcgattacaaactcttaaaagctcaaaaacgaaaagccgccgtagattggaatctgtttatttatctgacgtagtcattacagtttggttattgtcttgtcacgtgatgttctcacgtgaattgaaaggccaataaaaagttcaatataaaacttatcgtagcactagtttatgacaagcacttcgggttttatcgaagaccccatatcaaatatagatgctcgttactttacagttttgtttcggcttggtctaatcgtcaagtcgtaatctgatcatgtgacccaatacttcgcaaataattcttgcagcacttttcgattatcacaggtgaccaacaggcttgtattgattatcagacaatgatatgtactccttcgaggtaaggttaaaaaattaaatgagtttttacggtaagttataagatatcactgctaaaagtgaccgcattacaatgacgataaaatagacgcgtaagaacaatagacatggttttattgaatgcatgaagtatatttgtgaaaatatttcgacgaataaggttgcatgaatgtgtaaacagaaaccatctaccacagcagCTACATCACAtctgagccgttttggaaagagaatccaaactacggcggtctcgtgtggctgcgattaactgtttgttttttagcttttaagaacttgtaatcacattccaaCATAATTtctacctacaacacaacagagtaagacatggtgaatattttcatattaaataactgtaatgtgaattttgttgcaagtcaacctttaagggccCTTATGATGACTTAATAGAAAAAGCAGGCTTTACGGTGACCTTATTCCCTTTAGACTGTGTAGTTCAACCAATCTACATGCACTTACTATTCTTCCCTGTAATATACTTACCAATAAGTACATTATAAGATTATATCTAATTCCTATTAAAGAGGCGGGTGTGTAATGTCAAATTCGCCCCGGTTATTTAATGGGTCTGTTGTACAGGAATACCAAGGTGACTACACACAGGGACTTACATTCAACCGAAGTGGTGGCAGGTCTAACAGGTGATGATGCTCATTGCAGCAGGTGAGACAGAGGATGGCCATGGAAGGGGCTAATGACAAACAATGAAGCTGACTTTCTAAATAAATAATTGGCTTACTTTTAGAAAATACTCTATGAAATTGGTTTTTGTAGCAATAaatctataatataattattcatctTACCTGCTCTCTAAAGGTTAGCAACTTGAAAAGTTTagacattaaaatattttattcattgcATAGTTGCACATAGCGTGTAGTCAAGCTAATTTACCATCTTCTGGATTATAGTGAGTCTTTTAAGATGTCATTCTGCATCTTCAATGGATTGCTATTGTAAAGAATCAATTAGCAAATCCAAGTCAAGATTTTATGTAAGTCAGTTGTTGAAAATGTGAAAGTTGTAACAAAAGATCTCATGACAACAAAAGGCAGTGGATTCAAATCTTGTATATGCCTCGATTATGGTATGTAATTGACGTGTTATATCACGATGAATTATTTTAGGAATTGTGGAGTTATCCACACTATACAGTATAAATGCTCATACTCTGTGCAGCTATTATAACCGTTCATAGTGTGTAGGAGTAAAACTCTAAGAaatagaatttttaaaaattgtcacAAATCATTGAGCATGTtagttaaatagattttttggtCCAAAAGATCCGAAATCTAAGAGTTCGAACGTTCTTGAAGATGTCACTCGATCAATTCATATCACTACCTCAGCTGTGTGCCAAGCCTTTGACCGACTGACAGCCTTCTCCCAATTGGTGAAGGCCTTTCTGTAGTATGATGAACTCTCCTGAGGCTGAAACACGGTCTCATCTGGCTTCAAAGATTTGAGCTCTTCAAGAGAGGTCCATATATTGGCCCCTAATCCTGCCATGAATGCAGCCCCACAAGAAGTCATCTTTAAGGTATAGGGCCTATAGACTGGCTTCTGTAGAGCATCGGCTATGCATTGCAACATGAAGTCATTGTTAGCAACACCCCCATCAACCCtgtaaaaagtattaattggCCCCATCAGCAATCTGGTAGAAAGCTATTGTTAACCACCAACTCCATTTGCCAAGTAACACAGTCATTGTTGTTAATCCCttcatctatatacatgtacatgcatatctatatatatatatatttctcaaagtatgtccgtgtgtcgtatgtctgtctgcattccggctatggctattattagaataactgcagctggacaacaatgctgacacaatgtcatggagtaccgtcattagaagcctagcagcttactggaaatttctattggcaatatgccaggctactaacTTGAAAAgcacagttgtttgacaaagttttaaaacctttacagttgttttcatttgtcTCTTAATTTActtaaactacataaaacacttctctcatgatatgtagtttgaaagttagaatagtaaatgttgttatatgttaaatacaaatcaattttctgcccagacttttttattacccgagcaacgccgggtagcacagctagtataaatataaactagGTGAATACCGGAGTAATGACAAAGTTTTTGgacaacaaatttatttttattcaacaaaattatttttgtagcctacaacatttaccattataatttttaaacttcatatcatgagaagagtgttttttgcagttcaaatgaattaggaaaaaaataaaacaactgaaggttttcaaacaactaacttatAAATTTCATAACTCGGAAAAGTGTCTGTTGAAATAAGTTAGAAGGAAAGATAAAACTGAAAAGGTGTTTAACTGAgtatgtgaaatcattagcaagtaatggctaaataaggtctgttttgctacgactacaatgaaaattattttgtatgcaattatatgtatatgatttcagtttgcTTTAGTGTTGGCATTATAATGCGAAAATATCAAAGGCTATAGACaaacatagagtggtatagaaacccatagtaattatctaatgcaatcacctggtaaaaatcatcctAATCATCTTCATTAAAAAtcagtaacaaaacaatatcttatgttaactttagtaactattgatacctacaatgactttagtgcgttttgtggttgtgatctgcaagataacttaacattacaatctACTACGTGGAGAgctcttaccttcgagacaggctTCAAAGATAACTGGATCATTCAACACCTGGTAAAAAGTGGTTGAACGAATACTATGATGTCTTAAACAAAGGGCAATTTTAAggaacacaactcccaaaagTAAGAAAAAGGCTGACGAGTATGTAGCATGGCAAATGATTATTATAAAAGATGAAACGAGTGTACTGTAGAGAATAACGCAATCGGTTTGCcaacaaaattaatatttaaacaACTGACTTtaattagttttaataaaataccctttttaaaataattataaacaataaaataatagaaCGATAATGGAGAAAAATGATTTCACACCCTAAATTCCTACATCAATGAAAACACAAACAATATCTGATTTTGACCAGCCATAAAATTGAGAACAGCTGATCAGTTGCTGAGTTCTATTCCTTGTACGAATGTCTGGACCAAGTTGCAGCATAAAATTGAATATCGAAAAAACATCCAACCCAATTAACTCAACAATACAAAAAGCTAACAAATCAAAGCCTAGCATAAAAACTTTGACCAATCAAACGAGGCGAACAGACAAATATCAAACCagaaaaaaatgctaaaatctTCAATTtcaatggctaactgttgctttgtttttcattttttgtttttgttttactattgtcgTATGAcctaatttgaaaaaacatttatatttttgaaatgaaattattgcaaataaataactatatatatatatagtacttatatatatatatacatgtagtatatatatatatagttcaagTCCCAATTATACACACTATCCATGTGCTAGTAATCTCATGTGATAGCCAAGCAACGAGGTGCTTTGACAATTGATAAGGAAGTAAAAACTAAGCTACATTAAAATGGCCCAAAGTAGGTCACTGTGTACGTCTATAAAAACAATGTGTTGGTTTAAAAAATCAGTTGAGAAGCTATGGACATTGTGAGAGACAAGCCTTTGATCATGAAGCGACCATTTACATAGAAATTGTATTTTAGAGAAGTGAGGCTTTCACGATAGCGTGGAAACTGCTGTTACTAATTGTAAATCGATGTACTGGATTGTAACATGGATGTACTTACAGCTGCAGTAAGGAACTTGACTGCTCTACCAGCTTTAAACTTTTGTGAACGAGTCAGTGCGTGAAGGATACCTGCACCGCTCTTCAGGTTGCAAGAATCAAAGAATTATTTCATGATTTATCAATGTCCTTTGTCTTTGTGTCTTGCCATGTGTTGATATTACCGAAGGGTTCACCCGTGTCTCGGTCCCAGAGAAGGAAAGAGTTGCGGAAAGCGGTGATGCCCATGCAGCCATGTCCGAAGGGGAGAGACTTCCTGCTAATCACAAGTTTATTTACCAATATATTAGCCCTTAAGTATTCAaattataactacatgtaaaatatGTCTATCATGAAACTGGCAGTACTTGTGTTGTATTTTGGAAACTACAAGATAGATACATTTTAATCACATCGATATTACGAAAGAATGTCACTTGGATGGTCAATGCAGTTTGAATtggtttaaccacaaaaaccaATTTGCAATTATATTTAGTTGTTCGCATTTGGTTGTTTAAATGTATAATTTATCATGGCATATCAAAATACTGAAAAAAACTCTGTGAACACCACGGCGCTCTATCTTTCACAGCATTTTATCTTCCTATAGTGACGTTTTATTAAAAGTGGTGTTTTATTAAATGTGTGGTTTTATTAAAGGTGGCGTTCTATTAAAAGTGGTGTTTTATTAAAAgggacattttattaaaaatggcatGCAAACGGAGGGTAGCGCTATATTTTTCGACTAGCTTGTCAAATTTTTGGGAAGACGGATTTAACTACTTAATAGGCTAATCTTGCCTAAAAATCCACCCAAAATCCCCTTCAAGTACATCGACATTAATGCTGTCAGCCTCAGCATTTttctaaaccatttttcatttaCGATGAAGTATCAGATCGAGTTAAATAAAGAACCACTTTGACTATGAAATATTAGCACCGTTTTCTTATTAATTATTTCGGGTTTTCAGAGTTTTAAAGAAAACACTGTAAAACTTTGGAGATAGACAATGGACAGAAcggtttcaattttaaaaattctttTAATGCTTTGAAGGTGGAATATGCCATTACAGTGACTGCTATTATGTTGTACAGGGTTCCTGAAAAGTATTCTCACCATTCATTAAAAAGTTTTCATGTCTTCAGATAAGACTGTAAACCATATTACAGATGcatctgaaaacaatggatatgatttagaccttagtgcTTTGAATTAGAGTGTAGCTTTGATGATTGTGATGACAGATTTTCTCAGGTACACcatcactaaaatcatggcaactactacagcaacaatgaaagaattaattgttattgatggaATTGATTCATTTTTAGTACTATTTTGAGGAGACTTTTCAACTGATTGCATACTATAGCATAGTATGCTAAGTTCACTGATTAACCAAAAGCATatggtacatgtatgttaaatctACCAATCAGCCAATAGCATAGTATGTTAAATCTACCAATCAGCCAATAGCATAGTATGTTAAGTCTACCGATCAGCCAATAGCATAATATGTTAAGTCTGTTGATCCACTAATAGAAAAACATGCTGCtccaaaacatgaaaaatgatttgacacTGATACTATTAATACGCACTGAGAAGGCAAAACAAAACTCATGGTTaaattgaattattaataacagagaGTACATctagtgtgtgtataaaaaggttactgttgcagcaaaagctatccatcaaaactttgaatacgatgatactggtgcCTCTTGAAAACTGTACAGGCGTATAGCAGTAAAGCGCACaagggtactttgtctgaccgaatggagcgAGGATGCGATGTCAATTCTTACTCAAGATAGCAAATCATAAAACTGTCAAAGTGAAAAGTTTTTAGCTTTCACAGTGTTAGTGATCACCCTCAGGAAAATTTGAcccacatttgaaattgaactggtacaattaaaaactataaattgaaaaaaattgataataGATTTTGAATtggcttttaaaaatatttccaaaGAAAAACTAATGATAAAACCGCATATTTAGCTTGTAACCTCACGATAACGATAGATAGGATGGTTGAAAATGATAAGAATAGC
Coding sequences within:
- the LOC137402656 gene encoding putative glycerol kinase 5 encodes the protein MGITAFRNSFLLWDRDTGEPFGNINTWVDGGVANNDFMLQCIADALQKPVYRPYTLKMTSCGAAFMAGLGANIWTSLEELKSLKPDETVFQPQESSSYYRKAFTNWEKAVSRSKAWHTAEVVI
- the LOC137402186 gene encoding tudor domain-containing protein 3-like, coding for MEGPKSGGWHLTDEAYHKCLKQSTNNISITDVLLSTDIKEVAVASLPCDFAKSKPTKLVGPLVVQIQKVKNISAPTTRQESSTAPRMFKFSLSDGCQAVPAIEMESLHNIGFGTAPGSKLLLKGTIHVNQGILLLTNSNCKLLGGKVETMYEKWQLNKDLMKLTRKANRPDGPPQFLQLGQKVKMDKMDKLTGKFNSLEVASATPAAVERDNAEFDAQRQAVINEALQQQEKTTYGGIKQVNAHVPLERTEFKRPERKNKKPTLDDKDPNVSDDEEQGRGRGRRGRRQRNTESDEGHHAPGRPSTANTLFDFLGNRFAGDENASKSQPVENFHSSDFQQGGYDRRRHNNEARNQQTDSRQHANIQGQRSPGGYQQSHPAHSQSGEKGQRSQVSSYTREQPRKYNDSKTTQKGENSYNINQTRADNSYSKQRANQFDNRSQTKRNFADGEYEKHAEQPYFNGGRKSGQSVTQQRKDNSNAHKQHTENFPASGRNDTYHQADSERVQSSHRTGGSLVQAQKLSQNVSNSSTAVSGQGRHNRNKVSNRQNDEPFSGKMYSDDMRNPPEQTTTPSQGMATAKTYSEHKRENNQKTSSVMSYSPGDVVMAKYWEDGQFYRFKVSSQISPAALLGIFIDYGNKEEVNLKDIKPIEKQPRASGSQPQQQRTAGSKTQFTEYQGDYTQGLTFNRSGGRSNR